The DNA region TCAACACGACGATGGTGCACCCGGGGAACCTCACACCCCTGGCCAGGAGCATCCAGAGCTCTTTGCAGGCCGCAGAGTTGCAAGCGGTCTGCGACGTCGTGGGCTGGCTTGCTAATGAGTATTCGGTCGCGGaaagcgacgaggaggactcgccgccgtcgagaaaGTACCGGGAGTACGCTGCTCGTCTGCTGGTAGAGAGTCTCTGGCCGTTTACCGACAATGCCTTCACCACCGAGATTACAAAATCCATCTCGCGAGCGCCCGTCCAAGACAGCGCACTCAAAATTGGCCCCGTCGAGAACGGCGTGGCATCGTCAAACGCGTATCCGCTGGTAACGCGGGCGGTGGAGCTGCTAGCCATGTTCGACCAGGCGATGCCTAAGGAGCGATCTGTGAGTTTCTGACCGCGCGTGTCAAGCCCCCTCCCAAGCTAACGTATGTGTAGACCAAGAACAGTGCCGTCGTGTTCAACATTGTGCGCGAGACGATTcaggtgctgcagcgggcTGAGGGCAGGATCAAGTCGCTCAAGTCCAGCACGGATGCCGACCTGTTCATGATCAAGAacctcctcatcatcaagaaCGAGCTCGTGTCTCTTGAGATTGGAGACATACGAAATCACTCAGCATCATTGCAGCACTTTGGGCACATATGGGACACGCTTAGGCCGCAGCATCTGGTGGGCTTCGTCAGCAGCTTCATCGGCTCCTCCCTCTGGTCGCGTAGCGCGCCAGCCGTCACGGCCAAGACACTGACGGCCGAAGACATGAGCGAGcagctggacgagctgctccgGCAGTCCATTTACGCGTTTACGAAGCGCTGGGGCTCGCTAATTAACGATTCTCAGAATAGGAAAGCCGGGGTCAAACCCATCGCCAAGGTGGAGGCGGAGCTCGAAAGCATACTGCAAAACGCCTTCAACAACCAGCCGGAAGTGGTGGCGAAGCTCAAGGAAGCGATCCAGCTCAACGTTCAGGCACAGAGTAAGGAGATGGATGAGAAGATGGGCGCGAAGCGGTATTGATGCCCACGCAGCTCGTCGGATAATTTGTCATACCGCTCGAGGCTCCGACGTTGGGATCGCCGACGTTGAGATCCGGCAACAGCTTCGAAGACGGGCCCACGCACCCATAGTCTGTTGGGACGCGCAGCCATGGTCACGTTTAGTTTGCGAGTATTCCTAGCGATGTACGGAGCCGTTGAGCTTTTTTGAGTGTCAAAGCCACGTGGCTTATGGATCAGGATACAGGGGGCGGACCTTTAGTCTGACCACGCAATTCCGAGTGGGCTTATATACTAAGTTACCCTCaacgtacgtacatacgtgTTCACAAGATGAAGCCACAGCATGGACGTTCCACAGTGATGGCCCTGGAACTCAAGGTGCTGAATCAATTGTCAGCAAGAGCTGCTGTCTGCTCTGGCCCATGGTGGCTACGGGCGACACTTGAACCCGTTGTGTGTTGTGCGCTCCCAAAGAGCGCAGCCAGCGTAGGCTCCGACAAACTTGCGTGTCCAAGCAGGGGGTGGAGTTACCTCATGGCTGGCAAACCCACAATTATTGGTATAGCTTGGGTGCCACGACTACTGCCCTGTTGGGTATTCCTCTGGCACGGGAACAGACCTTCTTACTCATATGCGAACATACGAAGCACAGTACCTAGCGATACCTGATATCTATGCACGAGCCCATTGCGATCCTGCCAAGCCTCCCTGAAAGCCCACGACATCAACAGGAGCAGGTAGTaagtcgcccgtcgccagtTCAACGTTCAAGTCATTTGGTCCCGCTCGTCTCTCAAGTTTCAGGCACTTCCCAATGCAAGCTTCTCGAATGGGCAGGGCATAACATCGGCTGGGCATACTAGTAGCTCGGTATTGCAATGCAAGGGTTGCTACGGTCGGCAGCGAGTCAAAGCAAAAAAGGTCGTGGGGGGGACGTAAGAGCCGAGTGAAATTGTTGAGTTGCGCGGCGCCTGGGGCCTGCCGGTTGtccgcgccgcgtccaggaTCTTCGTGTCCCCATTGGAGCCTGCTCTCGGCGATGCACTCGATCGTCAGGCCGGCGATTGTATTCCCCCGGATATGCTGTACACCGAAAATCATGCAACATGTTTGAAGTACTACCTCGAATGTGTTGTTGTTGGGAGcacggggcggggggagTGGCTCAAGAAGGCTAGACGGCCGTTGTGAGTCTGCTttgcaccgccgccgcaaatacgaggcaaggcgaggcgtCGTGTTGCGCTTTCGATCTATATAAGCCGACATCGTGCCAGCGATTCGCTCCTTCGCTATCTCATATTGACGGGCAATCTCGTTGTTGACCAAGCCAATCGTCTCAATAGTCCGTGTGTCTTCTCTTTGCTATTCACTGCGGAGTTGGAATTACCCGATATGGCCAACCCCATCAcaaccaccaacaccaccggTGCGCAGGAGCCGCAGCTGCGCACGTACCGCGGCAACTGTCACTGCGGCGCCTTTGTGTACGAGACTCAACTGCCGGAGATCAAGTCGGTCTTTGAGTGCAACTGTAGCATCTGCCACAAGAAGGGGTACCTATGGGTGTTTCCTGGGGAGGGCAGGTTCAGCATAGtcaaaggcggcgacgatgcgctcaGTGGGTATACGTTTGGCCTCAAGAAGCGGACGCACAAGGTTTGACGACGGCTCCTTTGCTTGATATGTCTCCGAATTTCTATCCCCTCATTTGGGAAGAAGACTTTGCCCTTTACGAAACAGTTGGCTGACTGAGGGGTCTGCGCGGGTTTTGCTTGATAGTTTTGCccgacctgcgcgacgccctTGATGGCGCACTTCCCGGACGGCCCGCCGGGCAAGCAACGCGCTCTGAATGTTTGTCGTCCTTAGGTTGCAAAGAGAAGTGAGGGCAGGGCATGCTAATCACGGCTATGACATATAGGTTCGCGCGATGCAGGGTGTAAACGCGTCGGAGCTGGAGCGGAAGCCGTACGTCGCCCCATGCTGGCTTTTGATGAGTTCGAGTTGCGCTTGACAGGACCTCCACGACGACTCGGGTACCCTTTTCCTGACATGCGCGCTTGCAGGTTTGATGGAGCCGCGCTGGGAGAGGCGTACGTGCCGCCAGCATACAAGGGCAGCACGCCGGCCGAAGTTGCGGGCCACCAGCTGTACACGGGGTCGTGCCACTGCGGGTGGGTCGGTGTTGCTTTGATGAGCAAGCCGCTGGACAAGAGCTTTGACGAGCTCGTGATAGAGTGCAACTGCAGCATCTGCGAGCGGGTAAATATGTCCATTCatgcgctgccgccaccatcgcTGACACGCAGTTTCTTCGGGAATTACATAGAACGGCTACCGGTGGATATACCCAGAGGCGTCGTGCGTGGTGCTgcacgccgagggcgcggccgacgtcgGGCGGTACAGCTTCGCGCACGGCATCATCAGCAAGACATTTTGCCGGGCGTGCGGCGTGCCCCTGACCAACGagtggcggcagctggggccggccgaggaggcggcgctgtcggagcaggcggcgcgcttTTACGGGTACGCCCGGACGCACCATCCGGTGAACCTGCGTGTGTTCCCGGGCATCGacctggcggccatgcgggCGCCGACTCGCAACGACGGGGCCAACGGGCTGGAGCCGGCGTACGTGAACCCGTAGAACGGCGCgccgggggggttggttATTTGAGTGTACGGAGGACTTCGTATGCCGCTTCGTATGACGTCTAATTCTGCCTTCTCATTTTTTTTAGTCGGAGTGGAGAAAATGGAGTCTCTTTAGACTTTGCTGCAGTGCTTGCTTTCCTACCTATGGTGCAGTGCTGCGCCGATCCGTTGAAGGAACCCTTTCCCACACGCCGCAGGCGCATGCGCAAGGAAGCAAAGGAGTTCGGGGAGGTAAGGTAACTATCAGTGACACCCCTCATGGCGGTCGTGCATTGCAGGCCCCGACGGTCATGGGACTGCCCGGATCCAACCCGGGCGCGCGGCTGGCAACGGCAACCCAACGGCAGTCCGCGCGGTGAGtttggggcggcgcgcggtactaggtagtagtCCTGCATCCATTCGCTGAACTTCTTACCTGCTGAtgtggcggccgacggcggctggcggtAGTGGACGTCTCACTTAGTCAGGTACTATGGC from Purpureocillium takamizusanense chromosome 3, complete sequence includes:
- a CDS encoding uncharacterized protein (COG:S~EggNog:ENOG503P4C0) is translated as MANPITTTNTTGAQEPQLRTYRGNCHCGAFVYETQLPEIKSVFECNCSICHKKGYLWVFPGEGRFSIVKGGDDALSGYTFGLKKRTHKFCPTCATPLMAHFPDGPPGKQRALNVRAMQGVNASELERKPFDGAALGEAYVPPAYKGSTPAEVAGHQLYTGSCHCGWVGVALMSKPLDKSFDELVIECNCSICERNGYRWIYPEASCVVLHAEGAADVGRYSFAHGIISKTFCRACGVPLTNEWRQLGPAEEAALSEQAARFYGYARTHHPVNLRVFPGIDLAAMRAPTRNDGANGLEPAYVNP
- the COG3 gene encoding Golgi transport complex subunit 3, variant 3 (EggNog:ENOG503NV3Q~COG:U), whose translation is MVDNIDSCIQFMDSHDTYRERDSYLARYNALLTKALHLLDHGFTARLEKVSSEVSRQIAATQSESARHALAYGRFEEMITDSYSLLPNIQRVVHRAYDHYGRPVESTSDTSVYANAASNMFRAYLTTRDRDLKLMSQHDLEEYHKDTKSLSVVTATRNFVKQTFEKIYNEDILFAKVFDIEPMWHNSPDSAFQAVKAINTTMVHPGNLTPLARSIQSSLQAAELQAVCDVVGWLANEYSVAESDEEDSPPSRKYREYAARLLVESLWPFTDNAFTTEITKSISRAPVQDSALKIGPVENGVASSNAYPLVTRAVELLAMFDQAMPKERSTKNSAVVFNIVRETIQVLQRAEGRIKSLKSSTDADLFMIKNLLIIKNELVSLEIGDIRNHSASLQHFGHIWDTLRPQHLVGFVSSFIGSSLWSRSAPAVTAKTLTAEDMSEQLDELLRQSIYAFTKRWGSLINDSQNRKAGVKPIAKVEAELESILQNAFNNQPEVVAKLKEAIQLNVQAQSKEMDEKMGAKRY
- the COG3 gene encoding Golgi transport complex subunit 3, variant 2 (EggNog:ENOG503NV3Q~BUSCO:EOG09261CWO~COG:U) yields the protein MHDAQLLEASQQEYLLYKDQLALTERHLDALIDDANGTLALLTSLSDSFQAVDAQTSSFQAQCEGLLTEQRRLEKLADEVGTDLHYYAYLDTASRRLNAPGASRLVDDASFGEMVDNIDSCIQFMDSHDTYRERDSYLARYNALLTKALHLLDHGFTARLEKVSSEVSRQIAATQSESARHALAYGRFEEMITDSYSLLPNIQRVVHRAYDHYGRPVESTSDTSVYANAASNMFRAYLTTRDRDLKLMSQHDLEEYHKDTKSLSVVTATRNFVKQTFEKIYNEDILFAKVFDIEPMWHNSPDSAFQAVKAINTTMVHPGNLTPLARSIQSSLQAAELQAVCDVVGWLANEYSVAESDEEDSPPSRKYREYAARLLVESLWPFTDNAFTTEITKSISRAPVQDSALKIGPVENGVASSNAYPLVTRAVELLAMFDQAMPKERSTKNSAVVFNIVRETIQVLQRAEGRIKSLKSSTDADLFMIKNLLIIKNELVSLEIGDIRNHSASLQHFGHIWDTLRPQHLVGFVSSFIGSSLWSRSAPAVTAKTLTAEDMSEQLDELLRQSIYAFTKRWGSLINDSQNRKAGVKPIAKVEAELESILQNAFNNQPEVVAKLKEAIQLNVQAQSKEMDEKMGAKRY